From Roseovarius nanhaiticus, one genomic window encodes:
- a CDS encoding 4Fe-4S dicluster domain-containing protein: protein MTALPPDTPRKLGLVIDLDTCVGCHACVISCKGWNTENYGAPLSDQRPYGPDPSGTFLNRVHSYEVQPEDGAAQLVHFPKSCLHCEDAPCVTVCPTGASYKRAEDGIVLVNGSDCIGCGLCAWACPYGAREMDAEEGVMKKCTLCVDRIYNENLPEVDRVPACVRTCPAGARHFGDFADPDSHVSQLTAERGGFDLMPEQGTKPVNKYLPPRPRDTLGQGEQTDILAPFLDTPMTEQRGFVAWLDRALSKV, encoded by the coding sequence ATGACCGCGCTCCCGCCCGATACTCCCCGCAAGCTTGGCCTCGTCATCGATCTCGACACCTGCGTCGGCTGTCATGCCTGCGTCATCTCCTGCAAGGGCTGGAATACCGAGAATTACGGCGCCCCGCTCAGCGATCAGCGCCCCTACGGCCCTGACCCCAGTGGCACCTTCCTCAACCGCGTCCACAGCTACGAGGTCCAGCCCGAGGATGGCGCAGCGCAGCTCGTCCATTTCCCGAAATCCTGCCTCCATTGCGAGGACGCGCCCTGCGTCACCGTCTGCCCCACGGGGGCCAGCTACAAACGGGCCGAGGATGGGATCGTGCTGGTGAACGGGAGCGATTGCATCGGCTGCGGCCTTTGCGCCTGGGCCTGCCCCTATGGCGCGCGCGAGATGGACGCCGAGGAAGGTGTCATGAAGAAATGCACGCTCTGCGTCGATCGCATCTACAACGAGAACCTGCCCGAGGTGGACCGCGTCCCCGCCTGCGTGCGCACCTGTCCGGCCGGTGCGCGGCATTTCGGCGATTTTGCCGATCCGGATAGCCATGTCAGCCAATTGACGGCCGAGCGTGGCGGGTTTGACCTCATGCCCGAGCAGGGCACGAAGCCGGTCAACAAATACCTGCCGCCGCGCCCGCGCGACACACTCGGGCAGGGCGAGCAGACAGATATCCTCGCGCCCTTCCTCGACACCCCCATGACCGAGCAAAGGGGCTTCGTTGCCTGGCTCGACCGCGCCCTTTCAAAGGTCTGA
- a CDS encoding molybdopterin oxidoreductase family protein gives MHPQPDLDLSPPVSDEVRKTTCYMCACRCGIDVHMKDGKVAYIEGNRDHPINKGVLCAKGSAGIMQHNSPARLRAPLKRTGPRGSGEFEEISWDEALSLATDWLAPLRAEAPEKLAFFTGRDQSQSFTSYWAQNFGTPNYAAHGGFCSVNMAAAGIYTMGGAFWEFGSPDWEHTRLFMLFGVAEDHDSNPIKMGIGKIKARGARVIGVNPIRSGYNAVADDWVGITPGTDGLFILALVHELMRTGRIDLDYLARYTNAPVLVNGDLKSPEHGLFLRDGEGKPQVIDRNTGKLAAFDAKGIRPDLHGTHRAAGVTHRPVMHLMAERYLDPQYAPEAVAERCGIPALKIRAIAAELARVAFDEAITLDREWTDFRGETHQTMTGRPVSFHAMRGISAHSNGFQTCRALHMLQILLGTVEVPGGMRFKPPYPKPAHIHPRPHSNTSPGKPLDGPHLGYPMGPEDLCLKSDGSPARIDKAFTWENPLSAHGLMHMVISNAHAGDPYKIDTLFLYMANMAWNSSMNTSGVMQMLTDKDENGEYVIPRIIYSDAYSSEMVAYADLILPDTTYLERYDCISLLDRPISEPNGAADAIRWPVVAPDRDVRGFQSTLCDLGARLNLPGFVTEDGGQKYADYADYITHHERKPGIGPLAGWRMGEHGLTHGRGAPNEAQLDSYIRNGGFCVQHIPEDAQYYKPWNMAYQDWAVKIGIFDAPQPYIFELYSEPLRRFQRAAEGHGDRQPPDDLRERIKATMDPLPIWYAPLEDGHVDEAEYPIHALTQRPMAMYHSWGSQNAWLRQIHGHNPLYLPTQLFEKHGFKDGDWAYVTSAHGEITVPVAHMAALNPHTVWTWNAIGKRKGAWALREGAPESTKGFLLNHLIHELLPPKGDGLRWSNSDPITGQAAWFDLRVKLEKVPAPAEAHPITPAQNSPVGTGPDTLAWKVGK, from the coding sequence ATGCATCCCCAGCCCGATCTCGATCTCAGCCCGCCCGTCTCGGACGAGGTGCGCAAGACCACCTGCTATATGTGCGCCTGCCGTTGTGGGATCGATGTGCACATGAAGGATGGGAAGGTTGCCTATATCGAGGGCAACCGGGATCACCCGATCAACAAGGGTGTGCTCTGCGCCAAGGGCAGTGCCGGGATCATGCAGCACAATTCACCCGCTCGGCTGCGCGCGCCCTTGAAACGCACGGGGCCGCGCGGATCGGGCGAGTTCGAGGAAATCAGCTGGGACGAGGCACTCTCGCTCGCCACGGACTGGCTCGCGCCTCTGCGCGCCGAGGCACCCGAGAAGCTGGCATTTTTTACCGGGCGCGACCAGTCGCAAAGCTTTACCAGCTACTGGGCGCAAAACTTCGGCACCCCGAATTACGCGGCGCATGGCGGCTTCTGCTCGGTCAACATGGCGGCGGCGGGCATATACACGATGGGCGGCGCCTTCTGGGAGTTCGGCAGCCCCGATTGGGAGCATACCAGGCTATTCATGCTCTTCGGCGTGGCCGAGGATCACGACAGCAACCCGATCAAGATGGGTATCGGCAAGATCAAGGCGCGCGGCGCGCGTGTCATCGGCGTCAATCCGATCCGCTCGGGCTATAATGCCGTGGCCGATGACTGGGTCGGCATCACGCCGGGCACCGATGGCCTCTTCATCCTCGCGCTGGTGCACGAGCTGATGCGCACGGGCCGGATCGACCTCGACTACCTTGCGCGCTACACCAACGCGCCGGTGCTGGTGAACGGCGATCTGAAATCGCCCGAGCATGGATTGTTCTTGCGGGATGGCGAGGGCAAGCCACAGGTGATCGACCGGAACACCGGCAAGCTCGCGGCGTTCGACGCAAAGGGCATCCGCCCGGACCTGCATGGCACCCACCGCGCGGCAGGCGTCACGCATCGCCCCGTGATGCATCTCATGGCCGAGCGATACCTTGATCCGCAATACGCTCCCGAGGCCGTGGCCGAACGCTGCGGCATACCTGCGCTGAAGATCCGCGCGATCGCCGCCGAACTGGCCCGCGTCGCCTTCGACGAGGCGATCACGCTGGACCGCGAATGGACCGATTTCCGCGGCGAGACGCACCAGACCATGACGGGCCGCCCGGTCAGCTTTCACGCGATGCGCGGCATCTCGGCCCATTCCAACGGGTTCCAGACCTGCCGCGCGCTGCACATGCTGCAGATCCTGCTCGGGACGGTCGAGGTGCCCGGCGGCATGCGGTTCAAGCCGCCATACCCCAAGCCTGCGCATATCCACCCGCGCCCGCACAGCAACACTAGCCCCGGCAAGCCGCTCGATGGCCCGCATCTGGGCTATCCGATGGGCCCCGAGGATCTCTGCCTGAAATCCGATGGCAGCCCGGCGCGCATCGACAAGGCCTTTACATGGGAGAACCCGCTGAGCGCGCATGGGCTGATGCACATGGTCATCTCGAACGCGCATGCGGGGGACCCCTACAAGATCGACACCCTGTTCCTCTACATGGCTAACATGGCGTGGAATTCGTCGATGAACACGTCAGGCGTCATGCAGATGCTGACGGACAAGGACGAGAACGGCGAGTATGTCATCCCCCGCATCATCTATTCCGACGCCTATAGCAGCGAGATGGTCGCCTATGCCGACCTCATCCTGCCCGACACGACCTATCTCGAGCGCTACGACTGCATCTCGCTCCTCGACCGCCCGATCAGCGAGCCGAACGGCGCCGCGGATGCCATCCGTTGGCCCGTAGTCGCGCCCGACCGCGACGTGCGCGGCTTTCAATCGACGTTGTGCGATCTGGGTGCGCGCCTGAACCTGCCCGGTTTCGTCACCGAAGATGGCGGCCAGAAATATGCCGATTACGCCGACTACATCACCCATCACGAGCGCAAGCCCGGCATCGGCCCGCTTGCCGGCTGGCGCATGGGCGAACACGGCCTGACCCACGGGCGCGGCGCCCCCAATGAGGCGCAGCTGGACAGCTATATCCGGAACGGCGGTTTCTGCGTCCAGCACATCCCTGAGGATGCGCAATACTACAAGCCATGGAACATGGCCTATCAGGACTGGGCGGTGAAGATCGGCATCTTCGACGCGCCACAGCCCTATATATTCGAGCTCTATTCCGAGCCGCTGCGCCGCTTCCAACGCGCCGCGGAGGGCCACGGCGACCGCCAGCCCCCGGACGATCTGCGCGAGCGGATCAAGGCCACGATGGATCCGCTGCCCATCTGGTATGCCCCGCTCGAGGACGGCCACGTCGATGAGGCCGAATACCCGATCCACGCGCTGACCCAACGCCCCATGGCGATGTACCACTCCTGGGGCAGCCAGAACGCGTGGCTCCGCCAGATCCACGGGCATAACCCACTCTACCTGCCGACGCAGCTATTCGAAAAGCACGGGTTCAAGGATGGCGACTGGGCGTACGTCACCTCTGCCCATGGCGAAATCACCGTGCCCGTCGCGCATATGGCCGCGCTCAACCCGCATACCGTCTGGACATGGAACGCCATCGGCAAGCGCAAGGGCGCCTGGGCGCTGAGGGAGGGCGCCCCCGAGAGCACCAAAGGCTTTCTTCTCAATCATCTCATCCACGAATTGCTCCCGCCCAAGGGCGACGGGCTGCGATGGTCCAACTCCGATCCCATTACCGGCCAAGCCGCCTGGTTCGATCTGCGCGTGAAGCTCGAAAAGGTGCCCGCCCCCGCCGAGGCGCATCCAATCACGCCCGCTCAAAACTCCCCGGTCGGCACCGGCCCAGACACACTCGCATGGAAGGTAGGCAAATGA
- a CDS encoding DUF1523 family protein, producing MVYVKWVFWGAFWAVVLAFLHYTLPQHDIVRITDTYETREDFDYPFFWANPPSSETGAPTNRDVFFIQTFLESGKPMIYRNEDTGWGWPPYFKFDTANLQAEASDLVSTRSAAVAQWVSITHYGWRNEFLSIYPNAVSVKPVAGPDVRIIPWFNIILLTVLAAFVWGIWARWRKFRNRRERRKSDELTEGWG from the coding sequence ATGGTCTATGTGAAATGGGTTTTCTGGGGCGCGTTCTGGGCGGTCGTTCTGGCATTCCTGCACTATACGCTGCCGCAGCACGACATCGTGCGCATCACCGACACCTACGAAACGCGCGAGGATTTCGACTATCCGTTCTTCTGGGCCAATCCCCCAAGCAGCGAGACGGGCGCGCCGACCAACCGGGACGTGTTTTTCATCCAGACCTTTCTGGAGAGCGGCAAGCCGATGATCTATCGCAACGAGGATACGGGCTGGGGCTGGCCGCCCTATTTCAAGTTCGACACGGCCAATCTGCAGGCCGAGGCGTCGGACCTTGTCTCGACCCGTAGCGCGGCCGTCGCGCAATGGGTGTCGATCACGCATTACGGATGGCGCAACGAATTCCTGTCGATTTATCCCAACGCCGTTTCCGTCAAGCCGGTCGCCGGTCCGGACGTGCGCATTATCCCATGGTTCAACATCATTCTGCTGACGGTTCTGGCGGCGTTCGTCTGGGGCATCTGGGCGCGCTGGCGCAAATTCCGCAACCGGCGCGAACGGCGCAAATCCGATGAGCTGACCGAAGGCTGGGGCTGA